Proteins from a single region of Bacillus sp. (in: firmicutes):
- a CDS encoding CBS domain-containing protein — protein sequence MKSVRDVMSTNVEYCTPVDNAFEVATKMKDLNVGAIPIVENGNLLGMITDRDLVVRGIAEKRSGSNAVTELMSEQMVTIAPTASVHEAAHLMAEKQIRRLPVVENGQLVGIVSLGDLAVEEQSDQKAGYALSEISEPTEFQS from the coding sequence ATGAAAAGTGTTCGTGATGTTATGTCAACGAATGTGGAATATTGTACACCGGTCGATAATGCATTTGAGGTAGCGACAAAAATGAAGGATTTGAATGTCGGTGCCATTCCTATAGTTGAAAATGGGAATTTATTAGGTATGATCACTGATAGGGATTTAGTAGTAAGAGGAATTGCCGAGAAACGCTCCGGTTCCAATGCTGTTACAGAATTAATGAGTGAGCAGATGGTTACCATTGCCCCTACTGCCTCTGTTCATGAAGCAGCACACTTAATGGCTGAAAAACAAATTCGTCGCTTGCCGGTTGTAGAAAATGGACAATTAGTTGGCATTGTTTCCTTAGGTGATTTAGCGGTTGAAGAGCAATCAGATCAAAAAGCGGGGTACGCTTTAAGTGAAATATCCGAACCTACAGAATTTCAATCATAG